One Gossypium hirsutum isolate 1008001.06 chromosome A11, Gossypium_hirsutum_v2.1, whole genome shotgun sequence genomic window carries:
- the LOC107924376 gene encoding pectinesterase: MYHPSARSKTLLVLLPISALVLVLLSSVALLTNSPKATQLQHLHVHNHLQIAHSACEGTLYPDLCVSTISVLPDLASKTLPELIQATLNQTMYEVRLSSANCTGIEKRIKSYSKREEAAINDCLELFDDTLEELKVALADLVPKKLAVSRNYHDLQTFLSAAMTNQYTCLDGFARSKGNVRNIIKKGLHNITHHVSNSLVMLKKVPGVNKSKSEYFPQQGRLKNGFPSSLSRQDRKLLQASVNETEFDLIVAKDGTGNFTTINDAVAAAPNNSNTRFVIYIKAGSYFENVEVVKKKKMLMFVGDGIGKTVVKANRNVVDGFTTFRSATVAVVGEGFIAKGITFENSAGPSKHQAVALRSGSDLSAFYKCSFVAYQDTLYVHSLRQFYRECNIYGTVDFIFGNAAVVFQDCNLYARKPNPNQKNIFTAQGREDPNQNTGISILNCKIAAAADLVPVKSSFKTYLGRPWKEYSRTVIMRSYIDDSVDPAGWLEWNGTFALSTLYYGEYLNRGPGSNTSARVTWPGYRVINSSTEATQFTIEPFIQGNEWLNSSNIPFALGLN, from the exons ATGTATCATCCTAGTGCAAGATCCAAGACCTTGCTTGTTCTTTTACCCATTTCAGCACTTGTCTTGGTCTTGCTTTCGTCCGTAGCTCTTCTAACAAACAGCCCCAAAGCCACACAACTCCAGCATTTACACGTCCACAATCACCTCCAAATTGCTCACTCAGCATGTGAAGGGACCTTATACCCCGACCTTTGCGTCTCCACCATCTCTGTTCTCCCAGATCTCGCTTCCAAAACACTGCCGGAGCTCATCCAAGCAACTCTAAACCAAACAATGTACGAGGTCCGTCTCTCCTCTGCCAACTGCACCGGCATTGAAAAGCGGATCAAAAGTTACAGCAAACGGGAAGAGGCAGCGATAAACGATTGCCTTGAGCTTTTTGATGACACCCTGGAGGAGCTGAAAGTTGCCCTTGCTGATCTCGTCCCAAAGAAATTAGCAGTCTCCAGGAACTACCACGACTTGCAGACATTTCTAAGCGCCGCGATGACCAACCAGTATACGTGTCTTGATGGGTTCGCACGTAGCAAAGGAAATGTTAGGAACATTATCAAAAAGGGTCTTCACAACATCACTCATCACGTGAGCAACTCTCTCGTAATGCTCAAAAAAGTCCCCGGTGTCAACAAATCCAAATCCGAGTATTTTCCTCAACAGGGACGCTTGAAAAACGGGTTCCCTTCGTCGTTATCCCGCCAAGATAGAAAACTTCTACAGGCTTCAGTTAATGAAACCGAGTTCGACCTCATAGTTGCCAAGGATGGCACTGGGAACTTCACTACCATCAACGACGCTGTTGCCGCTGCTCCAAATAATAGTAACACAAG GTTTGTGATATATATAAAAGCAGGGTCTTATTTTGAAAATGTAGAGGTggtaaagaagaagaaaatgctGATGTTTGTGGGAGATGGGATCGGTAAGACAGTGGTGAAGGCCAACAGAAATGTCGTTGATGGCTTTACTACTTTCCGTTCTGCCACCGTCG cTGTGGTGGGGGAGGGATTCATAGCGAAAGGGATAACCTTCGAGAACTCGGCGGGGCCGAGCAAACACCAAGCAGTGGCTTTAAGGAGTGGGTCAGACCTCTCTGCATTCTACAAATGCAGCTTCGTTGCTTACCAAGACACTCTCTACGTCCATTCCCTTAGGCAATTCTATCGGGAATGTAACATATACGGGACAGTGGACTTCATATTCGGAAACGCAGCTGTTGTTTTCCAGGACTGCAATTTATATGCTCGTAAACCCAATCCAAACCAGAAGAACATTTTCACCGCTCAAGGAAGAGAAGACCCTAACCAGAACACTGGGATTTCAATTCTGAACTGCAAGATCGCTGCAGCTGCGGATTTAGTCCCCGTAAAATCATCGTTCAAGACGTATTTGGGGCGTCCTTGGAAAGAGTATTCCAGGACAGTTATTATGCGTTCGTACATTGATGATTCAGTGGATCCTGCCGGATGGTTAGAATGGAATGGGACGTTTGCTTTGAGTACCCTCTATTATGGGGAGTACCTGAACCGAGGGCCCGGGTCCAATACGAGTGCAAGAGTAACTTGGCCTGGTTATAGGGTCATCAACAGTTCCACTGAGGCAACTCAGTTTACAATTGAGCCATTTATACAAGGAAATGAGTGGCTAAATTCTAGCAATATTCCATTCGCTCTCGgcttgaattga
- the LOC107893559 gene encoding RING-H2 finger protein ATL5 gives MDNYSDFRTRHINYALNGKVMLCTGVLLFIVLFILLCFHNYAPFFFGNRRRRYLRRRRAQHLLSISAAITPPPSAAAASEVCLSEFENDEKARVLPNCNHSFHVDCIDMWFYTHSNCPLCRAPVRVDVPVNPPKTLEQVAVTVSEPAGSEPPITDIEMSSPSATASSSSSSSSLKMESCPMKRLELVGVGILVEVPPGENRLTGGADAGSGNRILSLKRIWSA, from the exons atggATAACTACTCTGATTTTCGAACCAGACACATTAATTATGCTCTCAATGGCAAAGTAATGCTCTGCACTGGTGTCCTTCTCTTCATAGTCTTGTTCATCCTCCTCTGCTTCCATAACTACGCTCCTTTCTTCTTCGGGAACCGCCGTCGCCGCTACCTCCGCCGGCGTCGTGCTCAGCACTTGCTCTCCATTTCCGCTGCCATTACTCCACCACCCTCCGCTGCTGCTGCTTCCGAAG TTTGCTTGTCCGAGTTCGAAAACGACGAGAAAGCTCGCGTTTTGCCCAATTGCAACCATTCCTTCCACGTTGACTGCATCGACATGTGGTTTTATACTCACTCTAACTGCCCACTGTGTAGAGCTCCAGTCCGAGTTGATGTTCCGGTCAACCCACCTAAAACATTAGAGCAGGTTGCCGTTACGGTATCTGAACCAGCCGGCTCTGAGCCTCCTATTACAGATATTGAAATGAGCAGCCCTTCTGCTActgcttcttcttcatcatcgTCGTCGTCATTGAAAATGGAGAGTTGCCCCATGAAAAGACTAGAGCTAGTGGGGGTGGGAATTCTAGTGGAGGTACCCCCCGGAGAAAATAGATTAACCGGTGGTGCGGATGCGGGTTCGGGTAACCGGATTCTGAGCCTAAAGAGAATTTGGAGCGCATAA